The DNA segment GACGACCCACCTGCTGTTCGCAGATGGGCCGTCGGTCCGGGTGGGCGATACTGGGTTCGAACCAGTGACCTCTTCGGTGTGAACGAAGCGCTCTCCCACTGAGCTAATCGCCCGGGCACAGGAAGAACATTACCCCATGTCAGGGGGTGCCTCCGACCAGGGACGGACCCGGTGGACGGGGGAGGCCGGACCGGCGGGCTCGCGGTCCGGCCCGATCGGCGCCGGGGTCCGGGCCCACGGGCGGCCGCAGCGCCCGCGCCGGATCACTGGTCCTTGATCTTCCAGGGCATCACGGCGCCGAACTTCCACACGTAGATCCCGAGCAGGACGCCCACGATCACCAGACCGAGCACCGTGAGGACGATGTTGCGGCGGCGCACCCTGGGGTCGAGCGCTCGCTGGGCCGCCTCGGTCACCTTGCGTTTCGTCCAGCGGAGCACGAGCTGGGCCCAGACGAACTCGGTCGCCCAGATCGCCATGCCGCCGAAGATCACCAGCCAGCCCGGTCCGGGCAGCGGCAGCATCACGACGCCGGCCACGACGACCGCGAGGCCGACCACGAAGACGCCGACCTGCCAGCTCAGGTGCAGGGCCCGGCGGGCCTTGATGAATTCCGGCGCCCGGGAGCCCAGCCCCGGCCCGGACCGCTGATCGCCCGCCTCCACCGCACCCGCCTCGTCCGCCGTCTCCGTCCGGTCCGTCCGGTCCGCCCGGTCGACCGTCACGACAACCTCGCCCGACTCGTCACTCCCCGTATTCATACAGACAAACCCTACCGGAGTGAATCCGGTCACTGGAATGGTCGTAGACCTCGTCGGAGTTCTCGGCCGGAAGGGTTACGTAAAGGCACGCAAAACCCTCAGAGGGGTTTACAACGGCACCGTAGGTGGCATGTCGATTTCGCCGACGTGCGAATCCCCGAGCGCACACTGAGCGAAAGGCCCTGGCGCTTATGAACACCACGGTCAGCTGCGAGCTGCACCTGCGCCTCGTTGTGTCGAGCGAGTCCTCCCTGCCTGTCCCCGCAGGCCTGCGGTACGACACGGCCGACCCCTACGCCGTGCACGCCACCTTCCACACCGGAGCCGAGGAGACCGTCGAGTGGGTGTTCGCCCGCGACCTCCTCGCCGAGGGGCTGCACCGGCCCACGGGCACCGGCGACGTCCGCGTCTGGCCATCGCGCAGTCATGGTCAGGGCGTCGTGTGCATCGCCCTCAGTTCTCCGGAGGGCGAGGCTCTGCTCGAGGCCCCGGCGCGGGCCCTGGAGTCCTTCCTGAAGCGAACCGACGCCGCCGTGCCGCCCGGCACGGAGCACCGCCACTTCGACCTGGATCAGGAGCTCTCGCACATCCTGGCGGAAAGCTAGCCGCGCCCCTTCAAGCAGCCCGGCGCCGTCCACTCGGGGAGACGGCTCGGGCCAAGACAACCGCATACGGCACAGGCCGACGCCGTCACCGTGAGCGTTCGCGGGACGGCGTCGGCCCGTGCGCGTTTCCTGACGGGCCCCTACCGGCGCCGGGAGCCCGGGGCGGGCCCGGTGGGCACCCCCGGGCGGCCGGGGCGCTCCAGCGGCCCCCGCGGCGGGGTGAGGGCCGATAACGCCGGGCCCGGATGTCGCTACCATCGGCCAGCACCGGCGGGCGCCCGCGCCCGCCCCCAGGCCAGGGAGCGAAACGTGCTGATCACCCACGACACCCGGTGTGCGCTCGACACGGTGGTGGATCTGGTGAACACCGCACCGGAGGACGACACGGCGAAGGACGGACTGCCGGACGTCACGACGCTCGCCGATTTCGTACGAAGCCACAAAATCAGTGATGTCGGGGTGCTCTCCGAGATCGACCTGGCGGCGGTACGCGGGGTCCGGGAGCGGTTCGCCGGGATCTTCGCGGCCCCCGAGCCCCGGTCCGCCGCCGGGATGATCAACGAGCTGATCGCCGCGGCGGGGACCACTCCGCGCCTGACGGACCACGACGGCTACGACTGGCATGTCCACTACTTCGCCCCGGGCGCCTCGGTCGCCGACCATCTCGCCGCCGACTGCGGGATGGCGCTCGCCTTCTTCGTGGTGGCCGGGGAGCAGGAGCGGCTGCGGCGCTGCGAGGCACCGGACTGCCGGCGGGCCTTCGTGGACCTCTCCCGCAATCGCTCACGCCGGTACTGCGACAGCCGCACGTGCGGGAACCGGCTGCACGTGGCCGCCTACCGGGCCCGGCGCAAGGAGGCCGCGGGCTGATCCGCGGGCGAGCGTGCCGGACGCCAGGCGCGTGGCGAACGTCTGACGGACGCCGGGCGCGTGGCGAACTTCTGGCGCGTGCCGGCTCGTGTGCTCGCAGGGGGGCGACGCCTGTCCCGGCGGGTGGCGCCGGGACGGACGTGTACGGCTCACAGCAACAGCAGATCGTGCAGCGCTGCCATGAGGATGAGACACCCGATCACCGCCAGGAAGATCATCAGCGGTGGCTGGGAAAGGGCGAAGAGGCACCCGCGCGGCTCGTCCTTCGGCGGCGCGGCCTCGCTCTGTGTCGTGTCCAGCATCTCGCCGCCGATGATGACCCAAGGGGCCCCCTTTACGCGATCAACACTCCTGTAAAGTGCGGTAGTTCGCGGAAATCGCCCCGTCCCGCTCGAGTTGCTCCGTGTCGTGAACGGTTTCCGGACACACCGGGACGGTCTGTGTCGTTCAGCTCGTCATGAGCGGGTCATATGCCGTGCTTCTTGAGAATGGCCTCGATGTCGCTGAAATCCTCGGCGGAACCCGCGGAGCCCGCGGAACCGGCCGACCCGGTGGCCCGGGGCGCTGTCGCGGTCCGGGCGGCGGGCCGGACGCCCTGGCCGAGAGCCGGGGTCGGCGTCGTGGTCGTGGTCGTGGCCACCACGCCGCTCTGTCCGGCGGCGGCCGCGGCCTCGCGCTCGGCACGCGTGCCGCCGCGCCGGCGCTCGACGGCGCGTGTGCCGGCGAACAGGAGCCAGGCGGCGCCCAGCACGCCGAATCCCGCCCAGGCCACGGGGCTGAACGCGGTGCCGGAGAGCCAGCCGACGACTCCCGTCATCACCAGGCCGACCGGCACCAGCGCGTACGCCGCGATGCGGGCGGCGGCCAGGAAGCGCTTGCGGTAGGCCGTGACCACAGCGATACCCAGGCCCGCCGCGGACACGGCGGAGCAGACGGTCTCGGCAATCATCCGGTCCTCCTGGCGGGCTCGGTCGTACGGCGGGGGACGCGGGGCACGGACAGGTGCGCCTCGTCCCTTCCATCCTGCACCGCCCGGTGCCCGCGATGCCATGCTCCGGCCCGACATCAGGGACATCTCCGGGTCGGCTCCTCCGGGGGTGTCGGGGGCGTGCGCGGTCGTACGACCGTGATCGCGAGGCCTTCGGGCCGTGATTGGGTGGCCCGCGTCCGGCCTGGAAGACTGGGACTCATGAGCGACTCCTCCCCCGTACCCACCGAACCCCTCGTCCTCGACGTCTGGTGCGAACTCCAGTGCCCCGACTGCCGCGGCGCCCTGGACGACGTCCGTGCCCTGCGTGCCCGCTACGGCGACCGGCTCGAGGTGCGGCTGCGGCACTTCCCGCTGGAGAAGCACAAGCACGCCTTCGCCGCCGCGCAGGCCGCCGAGGAGGCGCTGGAGCAGGGCAACGGCTGGCCGTACGTCGAGGCGGTGCTGGAGCGGGTCGAGGAGCTGGACGGTAAGGGAGAACCCTTCCTGGTCGAGGTGGCCCGGGAACTCGGTCTGGACGCGGAGGAGTTCGACACCGCGCTGATCGACGGCCGGCACATCCTGATCGTGGACGCCGACCAGGCCGAGGGCAAGGCGATCGGAGTGACCGGCACCCCCACCTACGTCATCGGCGGCGAACGCCTCGACGGCGGCAAGAGCCAGGAAGGCCTGCGCGAGCGCATCGAGGAGATCGCGGACCGGCTGCTGTCCGGCGAGGCCTGACCCGCGGTCCTACAGCAGGGGCTTGGCGAGGGTGCGGCTCACCGTCTCGTACCCGAGTGACTCGTAGAGCCGCTCGGCCGGCGCGTTGTCCGCGAACACGTTGAGCCCGAGGACCGTCCGGCCGGCGGCCGCCGCCCGGCGCTCCGCGAGCAGCATGAGGGTACGGCCGTGACCCCGTCCGCGATGCGCCACGTCGGCTTCGACGTCGAAGACGAACGCCTTGGCGTCCCCGAGGGCCACCCACAGGGTGCCGACCCGCGACCCCTCGTGCTCCAGGACGCTGAACTCCATGCCCTCGGTGTCGAGACCGCGCGGGAGCAGCGTCTCGTGGTCGCGACGGGCCTTGGCGCGGGCCGCCGCCTCGGGGACGCCTCGTTCGATCCACGTCCGGGCGTAGTGCTCGGACTCGTACGCGTGCCACGCCTCGAACTCGGCCGGGGTCATCGGGCGCCCGTGGCTGCCCGGGGGCAGTGCGGGCGGCGTCTTCCCCAGGCGCTTCTCCATGCCGCGGTTGCGCATCGTGTAGCCGAGGGCGCCGACGAGCCGCAGCGCGGCCTCCGCCTCGGCGGGCACCAGGGCCTCGATCTGCGCGCAGCCCCAGCCCCGCGCCACCTCCTCCGCGGCGAGCGCGGCCACCGTGCCCCGGCCGCGCCGCCGGTCGGGCTCGTCGACGCGCAGTTCGATGATGCGGGCCACCGAGTCGCCGAGTGAGGGCGAGGTGCCGAGGTGGACGCCGCCGACGGGACGGCTGTTCACGCACACCTGATAGCGGCGCGAACGGGTTCCGTCGGCGTGCTGCTGGAGCGGCTCGACCGGCCGCAGGGTCGTCGTCATCACGGATGTTCTACCCGCTGCGCGACCCCCGGTCAGCCGGATTTCCCGTCCCCGTCAGGGATCCAGGTCGTCGCCCGACCGCTCGGCGAAGATCCGCATCGCCTTGGCGGTCACCGGGCCGGGCGCGCCGGCCAGTTCCTGGTCGTCGATCCGGTGCACGGCCTGTACGTCGCGCAGGGTGGAGGTCAGGAAGACCTCGTCGGCCCGGTCCAGGACGTCCAGCGGCAGGTCGGTCTCCTTGGCGCCGGTCCACTCCACGGTCAGGGCGCGGGTGATGCCGGGCAGGCAGCCGGAGGCGACCGGCGGGGTGTGGATCTCGCCGTCCAGGACGACGAAGACGTTCGACCCGGTTCCTTCGCAGAGCTGCCCGACCGTGTTGGCGAACAGGGCCTCGGAGGCGCCGTGTTGGTGGGCGCGGGCGAGGGCGACGACGTTCTCGGCGTACGAGGTGGTCTTCAGGCCGGTGAGCGCGCCGCGCTCGTTGCGGGTCCACGGGACGGTGATCACGGATGTCGTGTCGGGGCGGCGGGTGGTCTCGCCGAGGGCGACGACCAGGGTCGGGCCGTGCTCTCCGCGGTCGGAGCCGAGCGGGCCGTGGCCGCCGGTGTAGGTGATGCGCAGCCGGCCCAGCGGCATCGGGTTGGCCTTCACGACCGCCGCGCAGGCCTCGCGCACCTGGTCGTGGTCGGGGTCGGGCAGGCCGAGGCCCCGGGCCGAACGGGTCAGCCGGTCGAGGTGGCGGGTGAGCGCGAACGGGCAGCCTTCGACCGTCTTCACGGTCTCGAAGATGCCGTCGCCCACGGTCAGCCCGTGGTCGAAGACGGAGACGCGGGCGGACTCGAGGTCCTGCAGCCCGCCGTCCAGCCAGATCCTCATGTGAGTGCCTCTCCACTTGCCTCTTACGCGCCGCTTGCCTCGTACGCACCATCAGCCTCGTACGCGCCCGACGCTACCGCGAGCAGGCGGGACGCCTTCAGCTCGGTCTCCCGCCACTCCCCCTCGGGGTCGGACCCCCAGGTGATGCCGGCGCCGGTACCGAAGCGCAGTCGCGCCGCGCCGTCGCGGGACCGGTCGATCCAGAAGGTGCGGATGCCCACGGCCAGCTCGCCCACGCCCCGGTCGGCGTCGACCCAGCCGATGCCGCCGCAGTACGGACCGCGCGGCGCGGTCTCGAGCGCGTCGATGATCCTGAGGGCGCTCGACTTGGGGGCGCCGGTGACCGAGCCGGGCGGGAAGGCGGCGCCGAGCAGTTCGGGCCAGCCGGCGCCGTCGCGCAGCTCGCCCCGGACGGTGGAGACCAGGTGGACCAGGCCGGGGTGCTTCTCGACGACGCACAGGTCGGGGACGGTCACGCTGCCGGTGGCGCAGACGCGCCCGATGTCGTTGCGGACCAGGTCCACGATCATCACGTTCTCGGCG comes from the Streptomyces sp. NBC_00820 genome and includes:
- a CDS encoding TIGR02611 family protein encodes the protein MNTGSDESGEVVVTVDRADRTDRTETADEAGAVEAGDQRSGPGLGSRAPEFIKARRALHLSWQVGVFVVGLAVVVAGVVMLPLPGPGWLVIFGGMAIWATEFVWAQLVLRWTKRKVTEAAQRALDPRVRRRNIVLTVLGLVIVGVLLGIYVWKFGAVMPWKIKDQ
- a CDS encoding SsgA family sporulation/cell division regulator, which produces MNTTVSCELHLRLVVSSESSLPVPAGLRYDTADPYAVHATFHTGAEETVEWVFARDLLAEGLHRPTGTGDVRVWPSRSHGQGVVCIALSSPEGEALLEAPARALESFLKRTDAAVPPGTEHRHFDLDQELSHILAES
- a CDS encoding CGNR zinc finger domain-containing protein, coding for MLITHDTRCALDTVVDLVNTAPEDDTAKDGLPDVTTLADFVRSHKISDVGVLSEIDLAAVRGVRERFAGIFAAPEPRSAAGMINELIAAAGTTPRLTDHDGYDWHVHYFAPGASVADHLAADCGMALAFFVVAGEQERLRRCEAPDCRRAFVDLSRNRSRRYCDSRTCGNRLHVAAYRARRKEAAG
- a CDS encoding DsbA family protein, with translation MSDSSPVPTEPLVLDVWCELQCPDCRGALDDVRALRARYGDRLEVRLRHFPLEKHKHAFAAAQAAEEALEQGNGWPYVEAVLERVEELDGKGEPFLVEVARELGLDAEEFDTALIDGRHILIVDADQAEGKAIGVTGTPTYVIGGERLDGGKSQEGLRERIEEIADRLLSGEA
- a CDS encoding GNAT family N-acetyltransferase, giving the protein MTTTLRPVEPLQQHADGTRSRRYQVCVNSRPVGGVHLGTSPSLGDSVARIIELRVDEPDRRRGRGTVAALAAEEVARGWGCAQIEALVPAEAEAALRLVGALGYTMRNRGMEKRLGKTPPALPPGSHGRPMTPAEFEAWHAYESEHYARTWIERGVPEAAARAKARRDHETLLPRGLDTEGMEFSVLEHEGSRVGTLWVALGDAKAFVFDVEADVAHRGRGHGRTLMLLAERRAAAAGRTVLGLNVFADNAPAERLYESLGYETVSRTLAKPLL
- a CDS encoding aminotransferase class IV — protein: MRIWLDGGLQDLESARVSVFDHGLTVGDGIFETVKTVEGCPFALTRHLDRLTRSARGLGLPDPDHDQVREACAAVVKANPMPLGRLRITYTGGHGPLGSDRGEHGPTLVVALGETTRRPDTTSVITVPWTRNERGALTGLKTTSYAENVVALARAHQHGASEALFANTVGQLCEGTGSNVFVVLDGEIHTPPVASGCLPGITRALTVEWTGAKETDLPLDVLDRADEVFLTSTLRDVQAVHRIDDQELAGAPGPVTAKAMRIFAERSGDDLDP